A genomic stretch from Podospora pseudoanserina strain CBS 124.78 chromosome 3, whole genome shotgun sequence includes:
- a CDS encoding hypothetical protein (COG:V; MEROPS:MER0006204; EggNog:ENOG503NYDR) — protein MTPEFESTVQKAIENDVLPGAVMLVRSKDGKLNYTHSLGPLSLSPSSSPANTPLQPDSILAMASTTKLLTSIAVLQQVQSGKVALATDISPHLPELAAQPVLSGFTPDGQPILSPRTEPILLKHLLTHSSGCSYTWNNPDVVTYLTTITNKTVPVPLTPVGGSTVPERCSYPLSFQPGKGWVYGSGLDWAGLLVERLAGVKLEDYLQDNILSVLGIKRGEITFYPARYDALDGRRAGMTTRGKGKLSHHKLADSPAENEAMGGEGGFGSMKAYVTILADFLEPNKSRLLRPEWQAVLFGGCLTPESKKVLNESLKGEGRDWMVGWVNPVEGGAEYDWSPAGLVTAEPGTTGNGGRKRGFVQWGGAFNLAWLIDREAGVCGVFATQIVQPGDLQVRPLIKEFEEVIYSKL, from the exons atGACACCCGAATTTGAGTCCACCGTTCAAAAGGCCATTGAGAATGACGTCCTCCCCGGTGCGGTGATGCTCGTCAGGTCAAAAGATG GCAAACTCAACTACACCCACTCCCTCGGCCCCTtgtccctctccccttcttccagtccagcaaacacccccctccaaccagaCAGCATCCTCGCCATGGCCTCCACAACCAAACTCCTCACCTCCATCGCGGTCCTGCAGCAGGTCCAATCAGGGAAAGTAGCCCTCGCGACTGACatctccccccacctcccgGAACTGGCCGCCCAACCTGTTTTGAGCGGGTTCACCCCCGACGGACAACCAATTCTGTCTCCACGAACAGAACCGATACTGTTAAAACACCTCCTGACCCACTCGTCAGGCTGCTCCTACACCTGGAACAACCCCGACGTGGTGacctacctcaccaccatcaccaacaagaccgtccccgtccccttGACCCCGGTCGGGGGAAGTACAGTACCCGAGCGGTGCTCTTACCCGTTGTCGTTCCAACCCGGAAAGGGATGGGTCTACGGCTCGGGACTGGACTGGGCGGGCTTGTTGGTGGAAAGGCTCGCTGGTGTCAAGCTAGAGGATTACTTGCAGGATAATATCCTGTCAGTGTTGGGGATCAAAAGGGGGGAGATCACCTTTTATCCTGCTCGGTACGACGCCCTCGACGGACGCCGAGCGGGTATGACGACccgggggaaggggaaactTTCCCATCACAAGCTGGCGGATAGTCCGGCAGAGAATGAGGCTatggggggggagggggggtttgggagcaTGAAGGCCTATGTCACCATCCTCGCTGACTTTCTGGAGCCAAATAAGAGCAGGTTGCTGAGGCCGGAGTGGCAGGCGGTCTTGTTTGGGGGGTGTTTGACACCCGAGAGCAAAAAGGTCTTGAATGAGAGTCtaaagggggaggggagggattggatggtggggtgggtcAACCctgtggaggggggagcagAGTACGATTGGAGTCCTGCTGGGTTGGTTACTGCTGAGCCTGGGACGACGGGTAAtggagggaggaaaagggggtttgttCAGTGGGGTGGGGCTTTTAATCTTGCTTGG CTCATCGACCGGGAGGCGGGCGTGTGCGGTGTTTTCGCCACGCAGATTGTCCAGCCGGGGGATTTGCAAGTTAGGCCGTTGATCAAGGAGTTTGAAGAGGTGATTTACTCCAAGCTGTAA
- a CDS encoding hypothetical protein (EggNog:ENOG503PB8X; COG:S) → MASLGTSVLKPPLTSSTPASSRPGTSSANSSAPELTTTITILPSKPDFPPFDPKPPMQNDFNPNLEPPPPYSIFSPRQKLVVTLLVSFAAMFSTLSSFIYYPALVPLSESFGVSLGLIQLTITSYLIMAGIAPAFMGDMADQSGRRPVYMLMFSLMISANVGISVVERWEGLLVLRMVQSAGGSGLYGGGYGVIADVAVAEERGGLVGVLLLMTDVATSLGPVVGGGLTQGLGWRWIFWFLVILTGSWFIVILIFLPETQRGLVGDGSRRVEGWVYQSFWSVFYFKKRKGKKGTEAVVVGEKMEREGEEERKFRFPNPLACLPVLADRGSLVVILITAINYAVKAALQTSLDAQATEIYGLSYLQAGLVYLPSGVGGGFGSFFAGRFVDWNYKRTVKRGGDEDFDKNSPGFPLEKTRLEGVYTLHAITVLGIIGYGLALKFRAHLAVTLLMQLLTGTSTAATFVLCGTLLTDLNMNRSATAQAASNLVRCLFAGGAVAVLQPMVEHVGPAACFGIYAGIVFLCFPLAWIVQRFGVAWRVANSNKQE, encoded by the exons ATGGCATCACTAGGCACCTCAGTCCTCAAACCAcctctcacctcctccacccccgcctccAGCCGTCCCGGCACCAGCAGCGCaaactcctccgccccagaactcaccaccaccatcacgatcctcccctccaagcCCGACTTTCCCCCGTTTGatcccaaaccacccatgCAAAATGACTTCAACCCCAATCTtgaacccccacccccgtaTTCCATCTTTTCTCCCCGTCAAAAACTCGTAGTTACCCTCCTCGTCTCTTTCGCTGCCATGTTCTCCACGCTCTCCTCGTTCATTTACTACCCCGCTCTTGTCCCTTTGTCGGAATCGTTTGGGGTTTCGCTGGGGTTGATCCAACTGACAATTACCTCCTATCTCATCATGGCCGGCATAGCGCCGGCATTCATGGGCGACATGGCTGACCAGAGTGGACGAAGGCCGGTGTATATGCTCATGTTCAGTCTCATGATATCAGCCAACGTCGGGATCTCGGTTGTGGAaaggtgggaggggttgttggttttgaggaTGGTGCAGAGTGCGGGAGGGAGTGGGCTTTACGGGGGCGGGTACGGGGTTATTGCTGATGTTGCGGTcgcggaggagaggggggggttggtgggggttttgctgttgatgacCGATGTTGCTACCAGTCTCGGGccggtggttgggggtgggttgacccaggggttggggtggaggtggatttTCTGGTTTTTGGTTATCCTAACTGGATCGTGGTTCATTGTGATTTTGATATTCTTGCCGGAGACGCAGAGGGGGCTGGTGGGTGATGgatcgaggagggtggaagggTGGGTTTATCAGAGCTTTTGGAGTGTGTTTTActtcaagaagaggaaggggaagaaaggCACGGAagcggtggttgttggggagaagatggagagggagggggaagaggagaggaagtttAGGTTTCCGAATCCGCTGGCTTGTTTGCCGGTGCTGGCGGATAGGGggtcgttggtggtgattttgatTACGGCGATCAACTATGCTGTCAAGGCGGCGCTGCAGACGAGTTTGGATGCTCAGGCCACGGAAATTTATGGATTGAGTTATCTGCAGGCCGGACTGGTGTATTTACCtagtggggttggtggtgggtttgggagctTTTTTGCTG GAAGATTTGTCGACTGGAATTACAAGAGGACGGTCAAAagaggtggagatgaagatttCGACAAGAACTCTCCCGGCTTTCCTCTCGAAAAGACCAGATTAGAGGGCGTCTACACACTTCATGCCATCACTGTTTTGGGGATCATAGGATATGGTCTAGCGTTGAAGTTCAGGGCA CACCTTGCCGTGACGCTTCTTATGCAACTCTTGACCGGCACCTCAACCGCCGCAACCTTTGTG CTGTGTGGGACCCTCCTGACAGATCTCAACATGAACAGATCTGCCACCGCCCAGGCAGCCAGTAATCTGGTCAGATGTCTCTTTGCGGGCGGTGCTGTCGCCGTCTTGCAGCCGATGGTTGAACATGTTGGGCCGGCGGCATGCTTTGGCATCTACGCTGGCATTGTGTTTCTGTGTTTCCCGCTCGCTTGGATCGTGCAGAGGTTTGGGGTCGCGTGGAGGGTGGCTAATTCTAACAAGCAGGAGTAA
- the BUD6 gene encoding Bud site selection protein 6 (BUSCO:EOG09261I1I; COG:S; EggNog:ENOG503NVUH), with translation MTSIRSSQRRSPGAELGPPPNLQQRSISPAVGVGTNRPVAPRASTSSRPMQPVSGSLNRSDGTRRTNSSASTSVPLSQIEKSVTHLLVATKQLLETLTQWSRGNATDTQVSDVYVRLGYEFNMACRAFTAINVDTSDLGNVPELLRNILESTLSQEASVESLDRYLPQIRDIIINLLHGLKRKQTRLRQRQQRERENGQPSDQGGSGDGPTAPNPPGRTTSTSTMGSVNSGLTTLLNEGLEDGGYRPQSQRDDGRNNINNSPTRRYLSQREQSRGSANSGESSLSSNTMQNIPVMPPYPGDETMPSGPSAGDMSSLDNFPPPPPPPKQSQQSALAALQRGGDLERRASRRYSAYQISKLVGAQGVPMLPPQTTPIPNRGRGEMRESMRAISTRDNARHQRNKSSRAAPMDASSPMRVPSRVLEESESGPVELPASRPETAEPESPEERFRPSATLTSPPADVMPAAGLDEEEEEKPPKAPPKSAAVARAPTPDKPSSSFGMDNTPPATKELTLFLQYKSKVKKFVLPEGYEELSIGRLQLAFIEKFSWNTQQNGADLPDIYIQDPISGVRHELEDLSDIKDRTVLVLNIETLDEVKKHIDEGIGSLKKIVEEVKQNVDDHGAALLRVAERQNETARDVARLAAAPPPAIMSPAMDSPKSVASAAGVAARKLSTSQITEIQSLRRDLAVLRQTYSNFQSDIQSSMSALRSKANSVKATAAKIAVPDIEGDSGRAYVINGRKQLNTDSDRLVNKVDDLQDLVEDLRKDVVHRGVRPLPRQLESVTKDITQLTKELNKMEEYMKQEKPVWTKIWEKELEDVCQGRDELRVMEDLIVDLRDDLEKASETFALVEQATKEQMKDAGSNGGAVEGRPVLRQFSKGLNSINSNAFVDPRDAKEGVLGEVRALQPNHENRLEAIERAEKLRQKELETRMQNPLKKELTNFVEEGRLKKSGGVEEVERARKAKEERIRREVWERQNGIIPEDPVGEEAAEGEVNGTGAGEEGSRDKENGEVRDEQL, from the exons ATGACTTCGATACGAAGCTCGCAGCGACGCTCGCCCGGCGCAGAGTTGGGCCCTCCGCCAAACCTCCAGCAACGATCTATCTCTCCCGCCGTCGGCGTCGGCACCAACCGCCCCGTTGCGCCCCGGGCATCTACATCATCGAGGCCTATGCAGCCTGTCAGTGGGAGCTTGAATAGGAGCGATGGCACTCGGCGGACCAAT TCGTCAGCAAGTACTTCCGTGCCCCTCTCCCAAATCGAAAAGAGCGTAACACACCTGCTGGTTGCCACGAAGCAGCTATTGGAAACTCTGACGCAATGGTCCCGAGGAAACGCTACCGACACGCAGGTGTCCGATGTCTATGTCCGCTTGGGATACGAGTTCAACATGGCCTGCCGGGCCTTTACAGCCATTAATGTCGATACATCTGACCTCGGAAATGTGCCCGAGCTGCTAAGGAATATTTTAGAGTCTACTTTGAGCCAGGAAGCGAGTGTGGAGAGTCTGGATAGATACTTGCCACAGATCcgcgacatcatcatcaacttgcTGCATGGGCTGAAGAGAAAGCAAACAAGATTGCGTCAAAGGcaacagagagagagggaaaacgGACAACCGAGCGATCAGGGAGGCTCGGGGGATGGCCCAACTGCACCCAACCCTCCTGGACGGACGACCAGCACGAGCACCATGGGAAGCGTCAACTCGGGACTAACGACACTACTGAACGAGGGACTGGAGGATGGCGGATATCGGCCACAGAGCCAACGAGATGATGGAAGGAATAATATCAACAACTCCCCTACCAGACGATATTTGTCGCAACGAGAGCAGTCTCGCGGTTCGGCCAACTCGGGGGAGTCCAGCCTTTCCAGCAACACGATGCAGAACATTCCGGTCATGCCCCCTTATCCCGGCGATGAGACGATGCCTTCAGGACCCTCGGCCGGCGATATGAGTAGCTTGGACAACttcccaccgcctcctccgccaccaaaGCAATCTCAGCAAAGTGCCCTGGCGGCCTTGCAGAGGGGCGGTGATCTCGAGAGACGCGCCTCACGCAGATACTCGGCCTACCAGATCTCCAAGCTGGTGGGCGCTCAGGGGGTTCCTATGCTCCCACCGCAGACCACGCCGATTCCGAATCGCGGCCGAGGAGAGATGAGGGAGTCGATGCGGGCGATTTCTACGAGGGATAATGCTCGGCATCAGCGAAACAAGTCTTCGCGTGCGGCACCTATGGATGCATCGTCGCCGATGCGGGTTCCGAGCAGAGTGTTGGAGGAGTCCGAGAGCGGTCCGGTGGAACTCCCGGCATCAAGGCCAGAAACCGCCGAGCCTGAATCTCCAGAGGAAAGGTTCAGGCCGAGCGCTACTTTGACGAGCCCGCCAGCTGATGTGATGCCAGCAGCCGGCctggatgaggaagaggaggagaagccccCCAAAGCACCCCCAAAGTCTGCCGCGGTTGCTCGTGCTCCTACCCCTGACAAGCCGTCGAGTTCGTTTGGGATGGACAACACGCCTCCCGCTACAAAAGAACTAACATTGTTTCTGCAGTACAAGTCCAAGGTCAAGAAATTTGTTCTCCCAGAAGGATATGAGGAGCTCTCGATTGGCCGTTTGCAGCTGGCATTTATTGAGAAGTTTTCGTGGAACACTCAGCAAAACGGAGCAGACCTGCCGGACATCTATATTCAGGATCCCATTTCGGGCGTGCGTCACGAGCTGGAGGACTTGTCGGACATTAAGGACAGGACGGTGCTCGTGCTCAACATTGAGACCCTTGACGAAGTGAAGAAGCATATCGACGAGGGTATTGGTAGCCTGAAGAAAATTGTCGAAGAGGTCAAGCAGAATGTGGATGATCATGGGGCTGCTCTGCTGAGGGTTGCGGAGCGCCAGAACGAGACCGCCAGGGACGTTGCGCggttggctgctgctcctccccctgccaTCATGTCGCCGGCTATGGATTCACCCAAGTCGGTCGCAAGTGCTGCTGGGGTGGCCGCTCGCAAGCTCAGCACATCCCAGATCACCGAGATCCAGAGCTTGCGCCGAGACCTGGCTGTTTTGCGACAGACGTACTCGAACTTTCAATCCGATATCCAAAGTTCCATGTCTGCTCTTCGCAGCAAGGCCAACAGCGTCAAGGCAACGGCCGCCAAGATTGCGGTTCCGGACATTGAAGGCGACAGCGGACGGGCATATGTCATTAACGGCCGGAAGCAGCTTAACACGGACAGCGACAGGCTTGTCAACAAGGTGGACGACTTGCAAGACTTGGTGGAGGATCTACGCAAGGACGTTGTCCACCGCGGCGTGCGCCCTCTCCCTAGACAGCTCGAGTCTGTCACCAAGGACATCACCCAGCTCACCAAGGAGCTGAACAAGATGGAGGAGTACATGAAGCAGGAGAAGCCAGTGTGGACCAAGATTTGGGAGAAGGAACTGGAGGATGTCTGCCAGGGCCGGGACGAGCTGCGGGTGATGGAGGACTTGATTGTGGATTTGAGGGACGATTTGGAAAAGGCCTCCGAGACGTTTGCGCTGGTGGAGCAGGCTACCAAGGAACAGATGAAGGATGCGGGGTCGAATGGCGgcgcggtggaggggagaCCGGTGCTGAGGCAATTCAGCAAGGGGCTGAACTCGATCAACAGCAATGCCTTTGTTGATCCTAGGGATGCGAAGGAGGgtgtgttgggggaggtgagggcgcTGCAGCCGAATCATGAGAACCGGCTGGAGGCGATTGAGCgggccgagaagctgaggcagaaggagctggagacgAGGATGCAGAACCCGCTTAAGAAGGAGCTGACGAACtttgtcgaggaggggaggctgaagaagagtgggggggtggaggaggtggagagggcgaggaaagcaaaggaggagaggattaggagggaggtgtgggagAGGCAGAATGGGATCATTCCGGAGGATccggttggggaggaggctgcggagggggaggtcaaTGGGACGGGGGCGGGTGAGGAAGGCAGTAGGGATaaggagaatggggaggtgagggatgaGCAGTTGTAA
- a CDS encoding hypothetical protein (COG:G; EggNog:ENOG503P2EP) — MATDVRNVEEKLDENLLAALPEGGKVVSVTPSGMSDYCNTFRIEVSMPDGSSQVFFEKEASGKEGLELMESAWTSENTTYEFIPEHVPRPVKKGSYKFRPDRHFFLAEFIEMIEDDIPRPESYMTAIAALHSRSMGKSPNGKFGFPVNTRFGNLEQDNSWTGTWEEYWTRQMKDFLQREDASHDGEHHAELERLRPLFFEKVLPRFLRPLESDGRSVTPCLIHADLWPGNVKYQTDGETVCVYDACAMWGHNEVDLGVFRNPRYPLGKPYLKEYWKHVPISEPEEDVDSRNTLYMLRNQILLSTLYPHDHKLREIVVSNMKLLVDKVEAEEAAKSGPQTSTYQSRL; from the exons ATGGCTACTGATGTGAGAAacgtggaggagaagctggatgAGAACCTTCTTGCCG CCCTCCCTGAGGGTGGCAAGGTGGTCTCTGTGACCCCGTCTGGGATGAGTGACTATTGCAACACCTTTCGGATCGAGGTCTCCATGCCGGATGGAAGCAGTCAGGTGTTTTTTGAGAAG GAAGCTTCTGGCAAAGAGGGCCTAGAACTGATGGAATCCGCCTGGACCTCCGAAAACACCACCTACGAGTTTATTCCAGAGCACGTGCCCCGCCCGGTCAAAAAGGGCTCCTACAAATTTCGTCCAGACAGGCACTTCTTCCTGGCTGAATTCATCGAGATGATCGAGGACGATATTCCCCGTCCCGAGTCCTACATGACAGCCATTGCGGCTTTGCACTCCCGCAGCATGGGCAAGTCCCCCAACGGCAAGTTTGGGTTTCCCGTCAACACCAGATTTGGCAACCTGGAGCAGGACAACAGCTGGACGGGCACTTGGGAGGAGTACTGGACACGACAAATGAAGGACTTTCTCCAGCGTGAAGATGCCTCCCATGATGGGGAGCACCATGCTGAGCTAGAGAGACTACGGCCTTTGTTCTTCGAAAAGGTTCTTCCTCGGTTTCTGCGACCCTTGGAGAGCGATGGACGTTCAGTAACGCCTTGTCTTATTCACGCTGACCTCTGGCCTGGCAACGTCAAGTATCAGACTGATGGCGAGACGGTCTGTGTCTACGATGCCTGCGCCATGTGGGGGCATAACGAAGTTGATTTGGGTGTTTTTCGCAACCCACGGTACCCACTCGGCAAACCGTATCTGAAGGAGTACTGGAAGCACGTACCTATTTCGGAacccgaggaggatgttgacaGCAGGAATACCCTCTACATGCTGAGGAACCAGATTTTGCTGTCAACCTTGTATCCGCACGATCACAAGCTCCGCGAGAT CGTCGTGAGCAATATGAAGCTGCTGGTAGACAaagtcgaggccgaggaagctGCTAAGAGTGGTCCTCAGACTTCTACTTACCAATCTCGTCTCTGA